The DNA window taCTTCTTCAGCACATAAATTTTTACACACAACACAGAAAATTTTGCACATATCACAAACTGATagatataacataaaaatttttgtacataatacaaaaatttattaatatagcatacaaattttttatgtgCTATAAAAGAAGAAGGACGATAATGTTAAAGAAAGAAATGCAAAGAAGACGAGGATAACGaggagaggaaaaagaagaattaGTGACATTGTATACGCATGTTCAAAGAAGAAACGCACTATGACTTAGTTGAAGATTTGGTTTAAGAAAACTTATACGCTAGTTTTATGAAATGCTCGTGTGTTAGTAGATCGTtgttattatatcttttttaggTGATTATGAAACCTTTCTTATTTCTGATTGGTCGGTCCTAGTCTTAGCTCCCTGGAAAAGGTACTTTATAGTTTATATACATGTTCGTTTTTTCGTTTTGGTAGAGAATATATGAAGCTCCCTTATCAACttgtaaatacatgcattcTTCTGACAAAAAAAATGTTGAGTGAACAATGGCGCTATACAAGCAAACTATGTCCGCAGgaacaaaagaataaaaaaacaaaaaacaaaaaaaatcaaaaagaaaaaaggaaaaagaaaatgtgtTGGTTATAATCACTCCATATTCAAGGGCTGAGACATGACTCAATTAAGCTTCAAAATCATTACACAGCTGAACCATACTGAATAAAAAGAAGGGTTAATATAACTAAGCAACTAGAAGAAGAGCTTTCGTAGGGATGCTCTAGATGCAACGTTTGACGGTGAGTTTGAGGACTTAAGGGCAGGGGACGCTGCCTTGCTTTCTTGTCCCTCAGGTACTCTGTCAAGCAGCTTTGCCGCCCTCGGATCCGTTAGTAATGTCTTTTGAAAGGACTGTGAGAAGCCAGTGGCAATGATGGTCACATGAATCTCCCCGTTGTAGCGATCATCGACAACAGCGCCAAATATGATATTGGCAGACGGATCAGCTAAACTTGTCACCacctataaatattaaaaaatgttttaagaCATGTGCGCAACAATTTCACaggataaaagaacaaaaagaaatgaTAAAAATGCTCGTTCAACAATGTGCTGAAAAAATTCTGAATTACCTGAGATACTCTATTCACTTCCTGCAGGGTTATGTCTTTTCCACCAGTAATGTTATACACTACCCCAGTGGCTGATTGAATAGATGATCCGATCAAGGGTGCCAAAGTGGCCTGTTCCGCGGCTTCTTCAGCGCGGTTTTTGCTGGAGGAAACACCTACCCCAAGCATTGCAGTTCCAGAGTCTTTCATCACAGCTTTTACATCAGCAAAATCCACATTTACAAGCCCAGGTATCTATAAAAAGAAATACCAGTACACATTATATTAAAAGTGCTAAGGGCTAGGGAGAGAAATCGCTCAAATGGATTGGGAGAAAGAAGGTGGAGAGAGACTCTTTGCAGTCTACCAATCTAGTCGGATGACCAACTTCATACTTTAACATTCCATTTACAAGATAGGAAATACAAATAACTGTTTATGAACAACTCACTGTGATGATGTCCGATATTCCCTGCACTCCTTGACGTAGAACATCATCTGCAAGACGGAAAGCATCCTGAAGAGGTGTATGCTCATCAGCAATGTCAAGAAGACGGTCATTTGGAATCACTATAAGTGTATCCACATTTTTCTGCAGCTTTTCAATGGCTTCTAGTGCCTGAAAGGATGACATCAGAATTTTAACACATCTAAGTGTCCTCAGAGAAGCACAATATCTGGGAATATataaaaactagaaaacaagaAACTCATCAAATATATGGCTAGTTGACCACAATTCATCCACAACAAATATGACTATAACTCATGAATTGTTGTCTACTATtgcaaatcaaaataaaaatgggggaaaaaggagaaagagaggGGAACTTCAAAGGTTTACGGACGTATTTAAGATATTGGTACTAAATATAACTCCCAGCAATCCCAATTGTCCACTTATAATGACATGGATTAAGGAAATTATTAGAAATATCATGATTTTAGATAAAATTGAGTGTAGAATGGTATCCTTAATTATCCAATCTTGAAACTTACTCTCCTTCATATAATAAACTTGTAGAAAATTTAAGTTGCCTGCATTTTCTAAATGGACAACTATTTATgaccaaataaaattttaacaatgtACAATTATTTGGACGCATAATAGCTTCTCCGCAATATAAGCCCAGTAGCCATATTTTGAACTAAGGAAAGAAATGGCACCTGCCTGCAAGGATCTTTTTCGTCCTTCAAAGCTGAAGGGATAGGTAACAACACCTACAGTCAAGTAACCAGCCTCTTTTGATATCCGGGCCACAACCGGGGCAGCACCAGAACCTGTTCCCCCACCCATGCCAGCAGTTACAAAAACTAAATCTGAGCCTTTAAGAGCATTAGCAATGGCTTCTTTCGATTCCTCAGCAGCTTGTTCACCCAAAAGTGGATTCCCACCAGTACCTGCATCTCTATCAAGCAATTCAAATCAGACTTCAAATTCTCCGAAGAATACATAATATGCCAGTTTCAATTGAGCACAGAAGAATCTAATAGGTGTGGAAGGAAAGTGCCTGACCTAATCCGCGTGTAAGAACTTCACCGATTTTAATAGGATTCTCAGCTGCAGATTGCAATAGAGCCTGTGCATCCGTATTTATAGCATAAAAGTCTACACCctgatagaaaaaaattaacagaatTTAACATTGGCACTCAATTAATAGCAGCAAAACACCAATTATAGCTCGTTGAATAATCATACCATCTTTACCATCATTTGGATATGTATCCAAAATTTGTAACCAAATAAAACATCCATGAATATTTCatttaaacaatttaaaaataaataactaaaatgcCACATTAACAGAAATAACAAAATTTGCTTATGGAAatgaatataaaacaaaacTTTGCAAAAAATTTACTAATTGCACAAGAGAAAGGTTCGGAATTGCACCCAAAGCAAGCCACTAAAATTCCACATATCAGAAACctaagaggaaaaagaagaccTATTCACATATACACCATTCTGAATTTAAGGATttgataacaataacaatatcaACAAACAAttgcaataaaagtaaaactattggtaagaaaaaaaatttaaaaaactcaCGTGTAATCCGCAACCGATCATGCGATTAACGGCATTGttgccaccaccaccaacaccaacaaCCTTAATCCTGGCGTTGTCAATAGATGCGTAGGAACAGGTGGTGGTCGCGAAACGACGTCGCATGCGTTTGGGGTTCAGAGAAACGCAAGTTCTTTGAGTGAAGGAAGAAGAGTAAGGCAATACATTGTGATATATGGGATTGACGATGGAATaggaagaagatgaaagcaTATCAGTGGGGTTTGAAATTGGAATCATGgctattctttttctttcttcctttttttttacactAATTTGAGGTTTAAGGGGTTTTAGGGTTCTTCGGATATGGAAATGGAAAAAGAGTTggggggtttagggttttaggagaagttgaaaattatgcttttcaTCTCGAATTTTGTTAGTTAAACAAAGACTTCTGTGAACAATGGATTTTAGAAttgaccaaataaaaaaaaaaatactccaCCTCAAATTACTTTATAAACTCTAACATTAAGATATCATCCGCATATTTAGTGAATTGAACATTCATCCATTATTAACTGTAGATgaataaatcaaatcaaaagaaataactATCCAATTAAGAATTAACATAATCAACCATCTTAATACCTATTAAATTGAATATTCGAAATATCTATCCAATTAAGAATTAACATAATCAACTATCTGTATACTTATTGAATTGAATATCCGAAATatctattgttcacattgtttattattttcattgtttacctatgttttttctaattaaattaTGTGTGATAACATTATTTTGCCAtacctaatttaattaaatgttttaaaaataaaaaataaataataaaatttaattatttttattttgttctcaattttcttttgaaaaaaaaaactaaaattaggaaaaaataaaattttaaaatcttttcttaaagaCTTAAACAACATTTTGGAATTAAGGTAATTTCAATTGGCTTCAAATTCTTTGCCTGAAAACAAAgatgaaagaaaaagtataggtaattaggtaaacaatgaaaataataaacattaatCTGAGTAGGAGATACCCTTAATGGTTGGTTTTATCTAGTGAAATGAATAAGAGATCGCATAACATTATTGATTGCACCTCAGAAACCAGAAAGAAAACATGTTACCATTTCAGAACATACAAAGCAATGTGGTTAGAATATAATAGAATCTATGATAAATAAGTCATTAAGAAAAACTCTGAGAAGCTTACATAATTTTTCCATGAATTTCAGTATTAGCAAAATTAAATACAGGTTTCTATTCTACCCTATGATAATTTCTTCAGCACTAAATAACATACGACACCTCACCAAGTTAAATAAACTTTTTTCACATACAATGATACAAAACAAAAACCAGTACTCCAATTTGTGTTACAAAAATACACCTGCTTCAGCTTTTGGAATAAAGGATAACAAACTTTCACCAAATAATTCATACACTGATGACAGTAATTGTCCTGCATCGATGTCATCCTTCCAGGCTTGAGCGAGAATGGAAGATACCTTCGATTGTTGACCGCCAACCTCTCTCCCCATTGTGTTGTCATTAGATATCTGCCGAGCCATTGATGACACGCCAACATTTGGAACCCCCATCATGGTCGAAAATGCACCTGCTGACCCTTGCATTTGCATGTCAACAGACATGGAGTTCATTGGTACCACACCCCCGGGGCCATCCGTGGCAAGTTTCTTCAATGGAGGTTGCTGCTGCTGCATTAGGTTTTCTGTGCTGGCTTTACGTTTGCCTTCATTAATCGAAAGGTCAAAATATAGAGCATAA is part of the Arachis duranensis cultivar V14167 chromosome 1, aradu.V14167.gnm2.J7QH, whole genome shotgun sequence genome and encodes:
- the LOC107467864 gene encoding cell division protein FtsZ homolog 1, chloroplastic yields the protein MIPISNPTDMLSSSSYSIVNPIYHNVLPYSSSFTQRTCVSLNPKRMRRRFATTTCSYASIDNARIKVVGVGGGGNNAVNRMIGCGLHGVDFYAINTDAQALLQSAAENPIKIGEVLTRGLGTGGNPLLGEQAAEESKEAIANALKGSDLVFVTAGMGGGTGSGAAPVVARISKEAGYLTVGVVTYPFSFEGRKRSLQALEAIEKLQKNVDTLIVIPNDRLLDIADEHTPLQDAFRLADDVLRQGVQGISDIITIPGLVNVDFADVKAVMKDSGTAMLGVGVSSSKNRAEEAAEQATLAPLIGSSIQSATGVVYNITGGKDITLQEVNRVSQVVTSLADPSANIIFGAVVDDRYNGEIHVTIIATGFSQSFQKTLLTDPRAAKLLDRVPEGQESKAASPALKSSNSPSNVASRASLRKLFF